From the Streptococcus hyointestinalis genome, the window GATTATCCTTGGAGCTGGACTTGGGCTTGTTTTTCTTGGCAATTCCTCCACTGGAGGAACAGGTATCATCGTACAAATCCTCCACAAGTACACACCACTGCCTTTTGGCGTTGTCCTTGTGCTCATTGACGGTCTTGTAGTAGGGATTAGTCTTGTTGCCTTTGATGCAGATACCGTGATGTACTCTATTATAGCACTGATTACTATCTCCTACGTAGTAGAGATTATCAGTACTGGCTTTAATGCGTCTAAAAATATTATGATTATTACCAAAGAAACAAAGGAAGTTCGAGATTACATCACAAACACGCTTGACCGTGGCGTTAGCCAGTGGCCAATCATCGGAGGATTTACAGGTGGGACAAAGGAAATGCTGATGACCACTGTCTCTAGTATCGAGTTTCCTCGCTTGCAAAAAGAAATCCTTAAATACGACGAAACAGCCTTTATCATTGCCATGCCTGCTAGTCAAGTTATGGGGCGTGGCTTTAGTCTAACAAAGCAGTACAATAAAGCAACAGACGACATTCTTCCACCGATGTAGTCCGTTGAAAAATCAACACTTTTTAGGTAAAATGAAGATGCAATAAAAAATGAGGTGAAAGAATTTGCTAACAGTTTCTGACGTGTCGCTACGCTTTAGTGACCGAAAATTATTTGATGATGTCAACATTAACTTTACAGCAGGCAATACCTACGGTCTTATCGGTGCCAACGGTGCAGGAAAATCAACTTTTTTAAAAATCTTAGCAGGTGATATTGAGCCTACAACTGGGCATGTGTCACTAGGACCAGATGAGCGTCTCTCGGTTTTGCGTCAAAATCACTTTGACTACGAGGAAGAGCGTGTCATTGATGTCGTCATCATGGGAAATGAAAAACTCTACAACATCATGAAAGAAAAAGACGCCATCTACATGAAAGAGGACTTTTCAGACGAGGATGGCGTGCGTGCTGCTGAGCTTGAGGGTATCTTTGCTGAGCTTGGTGGTTGGGAAGCTGAGAGTGAGGCTTCACAACTCCTCCAAAACCTCAATATCGCAGAAGACCTCCACTACCAAAACATGAGTGAGCTTGCAAACGGCGACAAGGTCAAAGTTCTCCTTGCAAAAGCACTCTTTGGTCAGCCTGATGTGCTGCTCCTTGACGAGCCTACCAACGGTCTTGATATCCAGTCTATTACTTGGCTTGAGGACTTCCTCATTGACTTTGAAAATACCGTCATCGTCGTTTCTCACGACCGCCACTTTTTAAATAAAGTCTGCACCCACATGGCAGATCTTGACTTTGGAAAAATCAAGCTCTACGTTGGTAACTATGACTTCTGGAAACAATCAAGTGAACTCGCTGCTAAACTGCAAGCAGACCGCAACGCTAAAGCCGAAGAAAAAATCAAGGAACTGCAAGAGTTCGTCGCTCGCTTCTCCGCTAACGCTTCCAAATCCAAACAAGCAACTTCTCGTAAGAAAATGCTGGATAAGATTGAACTTGAAGAAATCGTGCCATCTAGCCGCAAGTACCCATTTATCAAGTTTGTCTCTGATCGTGAAACTGGAAAAGACTTGCTGACGGTAGAAAATCTCTCTGTGACCATTGATGGCGAAAAGATTTTAGACAATATCAGCTTTATCCTACGTCCAGGGGATAAAACAGCCTTTATCGGACAAAACGACATCCAAACCACAGCTCTTATCCGTGCGCTTATGGATGATATCGACTACGAAGGCACTATCAAATGGGGGGTAACCACAAGCCGCTCTTATCTTCCAAAAGATAACTCTAAAGACTTTGCAACTGATGAGTCTATTCTTGAGTGGCTACGCCAATTTGCGAGTAAAGAAGAAGACGACAATACTTTCTTACGTGGTTTCTTGGGACGTATGCTTTTCTCAGGTGATGAGGTTAACAAGTCTGTCAACGTCCTCTCAGGAGGTGAGAAGGTGCGTGTTATGCTCTCAAAACTCATGCTCCTCAAGTCAAACGTTCTCATCCTTGATGACCCAACCAACCACTTAGACTTGGAATCTATCTCTAGTCTAAATGACGGACTCAAAGACTTCAAAGAATCTATCATCTTTGCTAGTCACGACCACGAGTTCATCCAGACCCTAGCTAATCACATCATCGTCATCTCAAGAAATGGTGTCATTGACCGTATTGACGAGACTTATGACGAGTTTCTTGACAATGCAGAGGTTCAAGCTAAAGTGGCTGAGCTTTGGAAATCGTAATAAACATTCAGCAAGTCTGGAGCACTAGAGGCTTCAGACTTGATTCTTTTATAGCCCTAGACAAGGAGTGACTATGGCATTCTTGAAAAAATACCAGAAAACCTTTTATTACCTGTGCAGTTTTCTCCTGCCTGTAGCGATTCTAGCTTTCATTTTACTGACACAAAACATCTATTGGAACAGTCCTACAACCATTCTAGCCAGCGATGGCTTTCACCAATATGTGATTTTTGCTCAAAACTTGCGCAATATCTTGCATGGTCAGGACAGTCTGTTTTACACCTTTACAAGTGGGCTAGGGTTAAATTTCTATGCGCTTATCAGCTACTATCTCGGAAGTTTCTTGTCACCCTTTGTTTATTTCTTTAATCTTGAGACTATGCCTGACGCCATCTATTTGTTTACCTTGATAAAGGTTGGCTTAATGGGGCTCTCTAGCTACTACATGCTCACAAAACTCTACACAAAACTGCATAGAGCCCTTGCTCTAGCACTCTCTTTGTCCTATAGTCTGATGAGTTTTGCCATGAGTCAGATTGAGATTAACATGTGGTTGGATGTCTTTATTCTAGCACCTCTGATTATTTTAGGGCTAGATCGTCTCATCAAAAACCGAAAAGTCCTCCTCTATTATCTGGCGCTCTCTCTTTTATTCATCCAAAACTATTATTTTGGATTTATGATGGCGATTTTTCTGGTGCTCTACAGCATTACCTTACTCAGTCGATTGACGACTTGGAAAGAACGTCTCCTTAGCTTTGTGCGGTTTGGTTTCATCTCGTTGCTTGCTGCACTGACCAGCTGTGTCATGCTACTTCCGACATATCTTGACTTGTCAACGCATGGTGAGGAGTTGACAAGGTTGACAACTCTCTTTACAGAAGATAGTTGGTATCTTGACTTCTTTGCTAAAAATCTAGTGGGAAGCTATGATACCACTAAATTTGGAGCACTTCCCATGATTTATGTGGGGCTGTTTCCTCTCTTTTTGACACTCATCTTCTTTACTTTAAAGCAAATCAACTGGAAAATACGACTCTCTTATGCCTGTTTATTTGCTTTCCTAATCGCTAGTTTTTATTTACAACCACTTGACTTATTTTGGCAAGGCATGCATGCCCCAAATATGTTTTTACATCGCTATGCCTGGGTCTTTTCACTCCTTATGATTGTGGTAGCTGGAGAGACCTTAACCTACCTAAAAGAAAATCAACTAAGACGCTCTCTTTTAGGTATAGCTATCCCTAGTCTTGGTTTTATCGCTACTTTTATCGCAAGAAAACACTATCCTTTCTTGACAGGCTACCTCTTTATCTTTACGATGAACTTTACACTTGTTTACATAGTGCTTATCATCAGCTGGAAAAAAGGCTGGTTT encodes:
- a CDS encoding YitT family protein yields the protein MTKKLFDFFLVTVGSLISAVGFNAMFLHNHIASGGVGGLAVSFEKLFGWTPATFVMASNIPLLVLCLVFLGRGVFLKTIYGSLIYPVFIQMTANFPNVTDNQLLAAIFGGIILGAGLGLVFLGNSSTGGTGIIVQILHKYTPLPFGVVLVLIDGLVVGISLVAFDADTVMYSIIALITISYVVEIISTGFNASKNIMIITKETKEVRDYITNTLDRGVSQWPIIGGFTGGTKEMLMTTVSSIEFPRLQKEILKYDETAFIIAMPASQVMGRGFSLTKQYNKATDDILPPM
- a CDS encoding ATP-binding cassette domain-containing protein, which codes for MLTVSDVSLRFSDRKLFDDVNINFTAGNTYGLIGANGAGKSTFLKILAGDIEPTTGHVSLGPDERLSVLRQNHFDYEEERVIDVVIMGNEKLYNIMKEKDAIYMKEDFSDEDGVRAAELEGIFAELGGWEAESEASQLLQNLNIAEDLHYQNMSELANGDKVKVLLAKALFGQPDVLLLDEPTNGLDIQSITWLEDFLIDFENTVIVVSHDRHFLNKVCTHMADLDFGKIKLYVGNYDFWKQSSELAAKLQADRNAKAEEKIKELQEFVARFSANASKSKQATSRKKMLDKIELEEIVPSSRKYPFIKFVSDRETGKDLLTVENLSVTIDGEKILDNISFILRPGDKTAFIGQNDIQTTALIRALMDDIDYEGTIKWGVTTSRSYLPKDNSKDFATDESILEWLRQFASKEEDDNTFLRGFLGRMLFSGDEVNKSVNVLSGGEKVRVMLSKLMLLKSNVLILDDPTNHLDLESISSLNDGLKDFKESIIFASHDHEFIQTLANHIIVISRNGVIDRIDETYDEFLDNAEVQAKVAELWKS
- a CDS encoding YfhO family protein, whose protein sequence is MAFLKKYQKTFYYLCSFLLPVAILAFILLTQNIYWNSPTTILASDGFHQYVIFAQNLRNILHGQDSLFYTFTSGLGLNFYALISYYLGSFLSPFVYFFNLETMPDAIYLFTLIKVGLMGLSSYYMLTKLYTKLHRALALALSLSYSLMSFAMSQIEINMWLDVFILAPLIILGLDRLIKNRKVLLYYLALSLLFIQNYYFGFMMAIFLVLYSITLLSRLTTWKERLLSFVRFGFISLLAALTSCVMLLPTYLDLSTHGEELTRLTTLFTEDSWYLDFFAKNLVGSYDTTKFGALPMIYVGLFPLFLTLIFFTLKQINWKIRLSYACLFAFLIASFYLQPLDLFWQGMHAPNMFLHRYAWVFSLLMIVVAGETLTYLKENQLRRSLLGIAIPSLGFIATFIARKHYPFLTGYLFIFTMNFTLVYIVLIISWKKGWFTKSIFVSFILLFTVLEVTFNTHAQITGVKDEWVFPTREGYERQLTEISKLVALSKERTKTFFRTERNLPQTGNDSMKFGYNGISQFSSIRNRLSSSMLDRLGYKSTGTNLNLRYQNNTLIAESLFGIKYLLASEDVPNKYGFSLVASEDAVSLYENSNASQLAILTNGVYKDVKFTVNTLDNQTALLNQLTGLHDIYFSRLSSQLVSGASQLDKTVTTQQVDNGTASVTYSFRTTEKSQVYLSMPNILFSNTNQENVAIAINGKTVHYTTDDAYTFFDLGEFVANEDVTATITFPENQRVSFQEPHFYGLNIANYQKAMTIINQKDVSVSTHSNHVTAHYQADKASSLFFTLPYDSGWSAKVDGKKATIRKGQSGFMVVDVPKGKHTVTLTFVPNGLTAGVGLSLLGISGFLGYLYVQKKRVKH